A part of Paraliobacillus zengyii genomic DNA contains:
- a CDS encoding DUF3168 domain-containing protein, with protein MDILDMIYEALVADAYIKEQGLERIKFYEYPETGEVHEPYIVIDPVAPPSPIDFADNKWTKLDYFLQIDVWSPDRKLTDQIADKILNIMWSKFGFSQHPGPKEYDQGVFRDARRYRGSLYREDFNNL; from the coding sequence ATGGATATTCTAGATATGATTTATGAAGCCTTAGTAGCAGATGCATACATTAAAGAACAGGGGTTGGAAAGGATTAAGTTTTATGAATACCCTGAAACAGGTGAAGTACATGAGCCTTATATTGTCATAGATCCTGTTGCCCCACCGTCGCCAATTGATTTTGCAGATAACAAATGGACTAAGCTAGATTACTTTCTGCAGATTGATGTTTGGAGTCCAGATAGAAAACTGACTGATCAAATAGCAGACAAGATCCTTAACATCATGTGGAGTAAATTCGGTTTCTCTCAACATCCTGGACCAAAAGAATATGATCAAGGAGTTTTCCGTGATGCTAGAAGGTATCGCGGTTCTTTGTATAGAGAAGATTTTAATAATTTATAG
- a CDS encoding major tail protein, with protein MPEEKNYRASTGVDEFYYGEVGDALITEAVERVKFLQNITVDMPQDVVRAYGDNGTAEMAVSSGDVSVTSVFHKIPIEDKQKLLGWETVEGLTAAGSNDNPPYVACIFAKTYEDGSREYVGLPKGIFNRPSVSGSTKSGSTEFSTEEISAQFMDREVPGFSEEKSVIFAQDAKGETVNRDALFMKVFGIAHPEAEPEGA; from the coding sequence ATGCCAGAAGAAAAGAATTATAGAGCTTCAACCGGTGTAGATGAGTTTTACTATGGTGAAGTTGGAGATGCATTAATAACAGAAGCGGTTGAAAGAGTGAAGTTTTTGCAAAATATAACTGTTGATATGCCACAAGACGTTGTACGAGCCTATGGTGACAATGGAACAGCAGAAATGGCTGTATCTAGTGGTGATGTTAGTGTAACTTCTGTATTTCATAAAATCCCCATCGAAGACAAACAAAAGTTATTGGGATGGGAAACCGTTGAGGGATTAACAGCTGCAGGTAGTAATGACAATCCACCATATGTGGCCTGTATATTTGCTAAGACTTACGAGGATGGATCCCGTGAATACGTTGGCTTACCTAAAGGTATTTTCAATAGACCTTCTGTTAGTGGTAGTACTAAAAGCGGAAGCACGGAGTTTTCAACTGAAGAAATTTCAGCTCAGTTTATGGACCGAGAAGTACCAGGATTTTCAGAAGAAAAGTCTGTAATTTTTGCACAAGACGCTAAAGGCGAAACTGTTAATCGCGATGCTTTGTTTATGAAAGTCTTTGGCATAGCACACCCTGAAGCAGAACCGGAGGGAGCATAA
- the gpG gene encoding phage tail assembly chaperone G, with protein MANLKRNMLELVKNPEGVLKGDEPEIEKVWTPAFIPLRVARDAIEVWHEVEANTKMSEADKFDKIADFVANEVFAGKITTDDIYNRLHAPGGQDVLKQQLIFVAQGQQSDDTKNFMAKKN; from the coding sequence ATGGCCAATTTAAAACGAAATATGCTTGAACTTGTGAAAAATCCAGAAGGCGTTCTGAAAGGTGACGAACCCGAGATTGAAAAAGTATGGACGCCTGCTTTTATACCGTTGAGAGTTGCTCGTGATGCCATTGAGGTTTGGCATGAGGTAGAGGCTAATACAAAAATGTCGGAAGCTGATAAATTTGATAAGATCGCTGATTTTGTGGCCAATGAAGTTTTTGCCGGAAAGATTACAACAGATGACATATACAATCGTCTCCACGCACCAGGTGGACAAGACGTCTTAAAACAACAACTTATTTTTGTGGCGCAAGGTCAACAGTCTGATGACACAAAAAACTTCATGGCGAAGAAAAATTAG